One Magnetospirillum sp. 15-1 genomic region harbors:
- a CDS encoding feruloyl-CoA synthase, with protein sequence MNSVAWAPINFAPARVEVEKLDDGAFIIRSPDSLKPYSRCLGDLLVHWAERIPNRTFLAQRDGDGWRRVTWAETLDKVESIAQSLLDRGLNKNRPVMILSDNSIDHALLALAAMYVGIPVAPISPAYSLVSQDHSKLKYIADLLKPGLVYAADGARFADALVIPELARVEVVTSTNPIACGVTFDALLATTPGPEVEDAFAAVRPSTVAKILFTSGSTDMPKGVINTQKMLCSNQQAVRQAWPFLLESHPVLVDWLPWNHTFGGNHNFNMILRHGGTLYIDEGKPMPGLVEKTAANLKEVSPTLYFNVPRGFDMLIPLLEKDDALRENFFRDLKIIFYAGAALPQNLWDKMEQLSIRTLGHKVRMVSSWGSTETSPMITTVHFDIPRAGIIGLPAPGCEVKMIPNGGKLEMRIRGPNVTPGYFKRADLTAKAFDEDGWYIIGDAGKLADPDDPSKGIVFDGRVAEDFKLTSGTWVHVGALRMSVIDAAAPILQDAVVTGHDRQEVGLLGFASLPGCLRLCPDAAPDTPLKDLIRRPEVREKMRAAMNALAAEGKGTSHRISRALLMDAPPSIDANEITDKGYINQRAVLTNRVHLVEKLYAAGDDPDVIRMG encoded by the coding sequence ATGAATTCGGTTGCTTGGGCACCCATCAATTTCGCACCCGCGCGGGTGGAAGTGGAAAAGCTGGACGACGGCGCCTTCATTATCCGCTCGCCCGACAGCCTGAAACCCTATTCACGCTGCCTCGGCGACCTGCTGGTGCATTGGGCCGAACGCATCCCCAACCGGACCTTCCTGGCCCAGCGCGACGGCGACGGCTGGCGCCGGGTGACCTGGGCCGAGACCCTGGACAAGGTCGAATCCATCGCCCAGTCCCTGCTGGACCGCGGGCTGAACAAGAACCGGCCGGTGATGATCCTGTCGGACAACAGCATCGACCACGCCCTTCTGGCCCTGGCCGCCATGTACGTCGGCATCCCGGTGGCGCCCATCTCGCCGGCCTATTCGCTGGTGTCCCAGGACCATTCCAAGCTGAAGTACATCGCCGACCTCCTGAAGCCCGGTCTGGTCTATGCCGCCGACGGCGCCCGCTTCGCCGACGCCCTGGTGATTCCAGAACTGGCCCGCGTCGAGGTGGTCACCAGCACCAATCCCATCGCCTGCGGCGTGACCTTCGACGCCCTGCTGGCCACCACTCCCGGTCCCGAGGTCGAAGACGCCTTCGCCGCCGTGCGGCCCAGCACCGTGGCCAAGATCCTGTTCACCTCGGGCTCCACCGACATGCCCAAGGGCGTGATCAACACCCAGAAGATGCTGTGCTCCAACCAGCAGGCCGTCCGTCAGGCCTGGCCCTTCCTGCTGGAAAGCCATCCGGTGCTGGTGGACTGGCTGCCCTGGAACCACACCTTCGGCGGCAACCACAACTTCAACATGATCCTGCGCCACGGCGGCACCTTGTATATCGACGAAGGCAAGCCCATGCCCGGCCTGGTGGAGAAGACGGCGGCCAACCTCAAGGAGGTGTCGCCCACCCTCTACTTCAACGTGCCGCGCGGCTTCGACATGCTGATTCCGCTGCTGGAGAAGGACGACGCCCTGCGCGAGAACTTCTTCCGCGATCTGAAGATCATCTTCTACGCGGGCGCCGCCCTGCCCCAGAACCTGTGGGACAAGATGGAACAGTTGTCCATCCGCACCCTGGGCCACAAGGTGCGCATGGTGTCGTCCTGGGGCTCCACCGAGACCTCGCCCATGATCACCACCGTGCATTTCGACATTCCCAGGGCCGGCATCATCGGTCTGCCGGCGCCGGGCTGCGAGGTCAAGATGATCCCCAACGGCGGCAAGCTGGAAATGCGCATCCGGGGACCCAACGTCACGCCGGGCTATTTCAAGCGCGCCGACCTGACCGCCAAGGCCTTCGACGAGGACGGCTGGTACATCATCGGCGACGCCGGCAAGCTGGCCGATCCCGATGATCCGTCCAAGGGTATCGTGTTCGACGGCCGGGTGGCCGAGGACTTCAAGCTGACCTCGGGCACCTGGGTGCATGTGGGAGCGCTGCGCATGTCGGTGATCGACGCCGCCGCGCCGATCCTGCAGGACGCGGTGGTCACCGGCCACGACCGCCAGGAGGTTGGGCTGCTGGGCTTCGCCAGCCTGCCCGGCTGCCTGCGGCTGTGCCCCGACGCGGCCCCCGACACGCCGCTGAAGGACCTGATCAGGCGCCCCGAAGTGCGCGAGAAGATGCGAGCCGCCATGAACGCCCTGGCCGCCGAGGGCAAGGGCACCTCGCACCGCATTTCCCGCGCCCTGCTGATGGACGCCCCGCCCTCCATCGACGCCAACGAGATCACCGACAAGGGCTATATCAACCAGCGGGCCGTGCTGACCAACCGCGTCCATCTGGTGGAAAAGCTGTACGCCGCCGGCGATGATCCCGACGTGATCCGGATGGGTTGA
- a CDS encoding acyl-CoA dehydrogenase family protein, which produces MSRQFKDKTMIDYRTPLADLLFALRHGAEAARLPHWDDETAETVLTHAASMVDGIIAPLDPVGDIEGTRLVDGRVVMPQPFVDAYRQFAGDGWQGLAVPEEDGGQGLPHILASALSEMLSGACITYQMVLSLAHGAMRTLAASGSAEQRTTWIPRLAAGEYLATMCLTEAQAGSDLGLVRTMATPQADGSWSISGGKIFISGGDQNLTQGRIMHLVLARTPDAPPGVKGLSLFLASSLLPDGSRNAISVVRLEEKMGMHASPTCQVAFDGARAEIIGAPGEGLARMFTMMNAERLDVAVQGVGLAEVALQRSLAYANERKQGKAGKGGDGPDVIAKHGDVRRMLLAQMALAMGCRAMVMRTLVDLELGDRPALMELMTPVCKAFATEAAMEAADHAIQVHGGYGFLREYRVEQILRDGRITRIYEGTNGIQAATVAGRVIRLNNGQALAEFKAEVEAAMGLAPPAFAAALGRALAAWDEASNLMLGRKDIGLTATAYLRLTGLLAFGAAWARLEASAEHAANPTRIRAVAEFVRDWMLPETRHLADLCRNSSELGCLPDEAFITG; this is translated from the coding sequence TTGAGCCGCCAGTTCAAGGACAAGACCATGATCGATTACCGCACCCCGCTCGCGGACCTGCTGTTCGCGCTGCGCCACGGGGCCGAGGCCGCCCGCCTGCCCCATTGGGACGACGAGACCGCCGAGACCGTGCTGACCCATGCCGCGTCCATGGTGGACGGGATCATTGCCCCCCTTGATCCGGTGGGCGACATCGAGGGCACCCGGCTGGTCGACGGCCGCGTGGTGATGCCCCAGCCCTTCGTGGATGCCTACCGGCAGTTCGCCGGGGACGGCTGGCAGGGCCTGGCCGTGCCGGAGGAGGACGGCGGCCAGGGCCTGCCCCATATTCTCGCCTCGGCCCTGTCCGAGATGCTGTCGGGAGCCTGCATCACCTATCAGATGGTGTTGTCCCTGGCCCACGGCGCCATGCGCACCCTGGCGGCCAGCGGCTCGGCGGAACAGCGCACCACCTGGATTCCCCGCCTCGCCGCCGGTGAATACCTCGCCACCATGTGTCTGACCGAGGCCCAGGCCGGTTCCGATCTGGGGCTGGTGCGCACCATGGCGACGCCCCAAGCCGACGGCTCGTGGAGCATCTCGGGCGGCAAGATCTTCATCTCGGGCGGCGACCAGAACCTCACCCAAGGCCGCATCATGCATCTGGTGCTGGCCCGTACCCCCGACGCCCCGCCCGGCGTCAAGGGATTGTCCCTGTTCCTCGCCTCGTCGCTGCTGCCCGACGGCTCGCGCAACGCCATCTCGGTGGTGCGCCTCGAGGAGAAGATGGGCATGCACGCCTCGCCCACCTGTCAGGTGGCCTTCGACGGGGCCAGGGCCGAGATCATCGGCGCCCCCGGCGAGGGGCTGGCCCGCATGTTCACCATGATGAACGCCGAACGCCTGGATGTGGCGGTGCAGGGCGTCGGACTGGCCGAGGTGGCGCTGCAACGCTCGCTGGCCTACGCCAACGAACGCAAGCAGGGCAAGGCCGGCAAGGGGGGCGACGGGCCGGACGTCATCGCGAAACACGGCGACGTGCGGCGCATGCTGCTGGCCCAGATGGCTCTCGCCATGGGCTGCCGCGCCATGGTGATGCGCACCCTGGTCGACCTGGAACTGGGCGACCGGCCGGCCCTGATGGAGCTGATGACGCCGGTGTGCAAGGCCTTCGCCACCGAGGCCGCCATGGAGGCCGCCGACCACGCCATCCAGGTGCACGGCGGCTACGGCTTCCTGCGCGAGTACCGGGTCGAGCAGATTCTGCGCGACGGCCGCATCACCCGCATCTACGAGGGCACCAACGGCATCCAGGCCGCCACCGTGGCCGGGCGGGTCATCCGGCTGAACAACGGGCAGGCGCTCGCCGAGTTCAAGGCCGAGGTGGAAGCCGCCATGGGGCTCGCCCCCCCCGCCTTCGCCGCGGCCTTGGGCCGGGCGCTGGCCGCCTGGGACGAGGCCAGCAACCTCATGCTCGGCCGCAAGGATATCGGCCTTACCGCCACCGCCTACCTGCGGCTGACCGGCCTGCTGGCCTTCGGCGCCGCCTGGGCACGGCTGGAAGCGAGCGCCGAGCATGCCGCCAATCCGACGCGCATCCGTGCCGTGGCCGAATTCGTGCGCGACTGGATGCTGCCCGAGACCCGGCATTTGGCGGATCTATGCAGGAATTCGTCAGAACTAGGGTGTTTACCTGATGAGGCATTCATCACCGGATGA
- a CDS encoding HU family DNA-binding protein gives MNKQDLVNKVAELSGLSKAAADNVIDATFSAITSALKAGDDVRLVGFGSFSVTQRAAKEGRNPRTGATIKIAASKAPKFTAGKGLKDAVNG, from the coding sequence ATGAACAAGCAGGATCTGGTGAACAAGGTTGCCGAGCTCAGCGGTCTGTCCAAGGCTGCCGCCGACAACGTGATCGATGCCACCTTCTCCGCCATCACTTCGGCGCTCAAGGCCGGCGACGATGTCCGCCTGGTCGGTTTCGGTTCCTTCTCGGTGACTCAGCGCGCCGCCAAGGAAGGTCGCAATCCCCGCACCGGCGCCACCATCAAGATCGCGGCCTCCAAGGCCCCGAAGTTCACCGCCGGCAAGGGTCTGAAGGACGCCGTCAACGGCTAG
- a CDS encoding slipin family protein produces MPPTVIFWLILAILVVIILVKSICIVPQTEKGVVLTLGRYTGTREPGLRLVIPFVQVLIPVDIRLAVMEVPTQDVISRDNVSVKVTAVVYYRVSNAMKAVLEVANYREAVSQLAQITTRSTLGSHSLDQLLGQQEDLKQAIRRVLDERTESWGVEVQNVEIRSVDLDPNMIRAMGQEAEAERGRRARIITAQGEFEAATKLAEAAQLMEGKPGAMLLRYLATLKDIAIEHNSTIIFPIPSDIMAPAAQGLNAVVHKLVADSVSKG; encoded by the coding sequence ATGCCCCCGACCGTGATCTTCTGGCTGATCCTCGCCATTCTCGTTGTCATCATCCTGGTCAAGTCCATCTGCATCGTGCCGCAGACCGAAAAAGGCGTGGTGCTGACCCTGGGACGCTATACCGGCACGCGGGAGCCGGGGCTTCGGCTGGTCATTCCCTTCGTCCAGGTCCTGATTCCGGTGGATATCCGCCTGGCGGTGATGGAAGTCCCCACTCAGGACGTGATCAGCCGCGACAACGTCTCGGTCAAGGTGACGGCGGTGGTCTACTACCGGGTGAGCAACGCCATGAAGGCGGTGCTGGAAGTGGCCAATTACCGCGAGGCGGTCAGCCAGTTGGCCCAGATCACCACCCGCTCGACCCTGGGTTCCCACAGTCTGGACCAGTTGCTGGGGCAGCAGGAGGATTTGAAGCAGGCGATCCGCCGGGTGCTCGACGAGCGCACCGAATCCTGGGGCGTCGAAGTCCAGAACGTGGAAATCCGCAGCGTCGATCTCGATCCCAACATGATCCGGGCCATGGGGCAGGAGGCCGAGGCCGAACGCGGCCGCCGCGCCCGCATCATCACCGCCCAGGGCGAGTTCGAGGCCGCCACCAAGCTGGCCGAGGCGGCCCAGTTGATGGAGGGCAAGCCGGGCGCCATGCTGCTGCGCTATCTGGCGACGTTGAAGGACATCGCCATCGAGCACAACTCCACCATCATCTTCCCCATTCCGTCGGACATCATGGCCCCGGCGGCCCAGGGGCTGAACGCCGTGGTTCACAAGCTGGTGGCGGATTCCGTGAGCAAGGGCTGA